One region of Trinickia violacea genomic DNA includes:
- a CDS encoding ATP-binding response regulator — protein MRLELINTLYRQSPPILFGNIAVVSLSIFLLWSEVSRRDLLGWAAAIYLLTVVRIVIVWRDRFAGEHPIETAMRRARRYVLLSGLSGCLWGSMGLLFFAPDNTVVTAFICIVLAGMTGGSVASLSSYWPTYFAYALPTVLPFAIRSFAYGNTLFSVLGFLSLFLLGVNLSFSRNLQRTVLDSVSLRFENIGLIRQLTEEKERAELANRSKSQFLAAASHDLRQPTHALGLYIATLRAIAQAPNIERTALNGIAGRLQTALKGMSQLLNVLLDISRLDAGVINAEPRRFPLQQAFDALENDFLEAASSKGLSLKIRSTSVWLETDAALLHNILSNLLSNAVRYTTRGGIRVACRRRGDEVDIQVFDTGIGIAADQHSMIFREFYQVGNAARDREQGLGLGLAIVQRTAVLIGANVRVRSRLGRGSLFSVRLPALPDIPALDNQVDVIDAAPVSSRRTRAILVVDDDRDVLASMQTLLRAWGHTVVAASSIEQAVVVATSHGPALQMVLTDFRLARRVTGVDVIHAVYKAIGREIPAIIITGDTSADGIDATTSSGFHVVHKPLDPEKMQALIDAQPA, from the coding sequence GTGCGGCTGGAACTGATCAATACGCTGTATCGCCAGTCTCCGCCTATCCTGTTCGGCAATATCGCAGTTGTAAGCTTGTCGATATTCCTGCTCTGGTCCGAGGTCTCGAGGCGCGATTTGCTCGGGTGGGCCGCTGCAATCTATCTGCTAACGGTCGTTCGCATCGTGATCGTCTGGCGCGATCGCTTCGCAGGAGAACATCCGATCGAGACCGCGATGCGCCGTGCACGCCGATACGTGCTGTTGTCCGGCTTGTCGGGTTGTTTATGGGGGTCCATGGGTCTTTTGTTCTTTGCACCCGACAACACGGTCGTGACCGCATTTATCTGTATCGTGCTCGCGGGCATGACCGGCGGCTCGGTCGCCTCGCTGTCTTCCTATTGGCCGACCTATTTCGCGTATGCGTTACCGACGGTATTGCCGTTTGCGATTCGCTCGTTCGCCTACGGCAATACGCTGTTTTCCGTGCTCGGATTCCTGTCTCTTTTCCTTTTAGGGGTCAACCTTTCATTTAGCCGAAACCTCCAGCGCACGGTACTGGACTCGGTCTCTCTTCGCTTTGAAAATATCGGGCTGATCCGGCAATTGACCGAGGAAAAGGAGCGAGCCGAACTCGCGAATCGAAGCAAGTCGCAATTCCTGGCCGCCGCTAGTCACGACCTGCGTCAGCCCACGCATGCGCTTGGGCTCTATATCGCGACCTTGCGCGCCATAGCCCAGGCGCCGAACATCGAACGCACCGCCCTCAATGGCATTGCCGGACGCCTCCAGACGGCGCTCAAGGGCATGTCGCAACTGCTCAATGTACTCCTCGATATTTCAAGGCTCGACGCAGGTGTGATCAACGCGGAGCCGCGCCGCTTTCCGTTACAACAGGCGTTCGATGCGCTCGAGAACGACTTCCTCGAGGCCGCGTCGTCAAAAGGATTGAGCCTCAAGATCCGGTCGACCTCGGTCTGGCTCGAAACCGACGCAGCCCTGCTGCACAACATCCTATCGAACCTGCTCTCGAATGCGGTCCGCTATACCACGCGCGGAGGAATTCGGGTCGCGTGTCGTCGACGCGGCGACGAAGTCGATATTCAAGTGTTCGATACCGGCATTGGCATCGCAGCGGATCAACACTCGATGATTTTTCGGGAGTTCTACCAGGTCGGCAATGCGGCACGCGACCGTGAACAAGGCCTTGGCCTGGGTCTCGCGATCGTCCAGCGCACGGCGGTGCTGATCGGCGCAAACGTGCGGGTGCGCTCGAGACTCGGGCGAGGCTCGCTGTTCTCCGTGCGATTGCCTGCACTGCCGGATATACCGGCGCTCGATAACCAAGTCGACGTCATCGATGCAGCACCGGTCTCGAGCAGACGCACAAGAGCCATACTCGTCGTCGATGACGATCGCGACGTGCTCGCGAGCATGCAAACGCTGCTACGTGCGTGGGGTCACACGGTGGTTGCCGCGTCGTCGATCGAACAGGCTGTCGTCGTCGCGACGTCCCATGGCCCCGCACTTCAAATGGTGCTGACCGACTTCAGGCTCGCGAGGCGAGTGACGGGCGTGGATGTGATTCACGCGGTGTACAAGGCCATCGGCCGCGAAATACCCGCGATCATCATCACCGGCGACACATCGGCCGACGGGATCGACGCAACGACGTCGAGCGGTTTTCATGTGGTCCACAAACCGCTTGACCCGGAGAAAATGCAGGCGTTGATCGACGCGCAACCTGCCTGA
- a CDS encoding response regulator, with protein sequence MKRIVLVDDHAMVRDGLRLLLTTRADWLVVGETGDGRMVCDVLRDTQADLLLLDLELPGCHGTQLAQQIKAEFPEIKILVLTGNAHAATVRAAMAAGADAYMLKHEDGDELLCAISLVLSGIRYVSKTLARALEVEDGATVAPITAREKEILALVANGYSSQQIADKLNLSVLTVRKHRQNLMSKLSLRNVAEVTAYAIRDGLSISNPGA encoded by the coding sequence ATGAAACGCATCGTGCTAGTAGACGACCACGCGATGGTTCGCGATGGGCTCAGACTCTTGCTGACGACCCGGGCCGACTGGCTCGTCGTCGGAGAAACGGGGGACGGGCGCATGGTCTGCGACGTGCTGCGCGACACCCAAGCGGATTTGCTGTTGCTCGATCTCGAACTACCCGGTTGTCATGGAACCCAGCTCGCACAGCAAATCAAGGCGGAATTCCCGGAGATCAAGATTCTCGTTTTGACGGGTAACGCCCATGCCGCGACGGTCCGGGCGGCGATGGCGGCAGGCGCCGACGCCTATATGCTCAAGCACGAAGACGGCGACGAACTGCTTTGCGCGATCTCGCTCGTGTTGTCGGGCATTCGCTACGTGAGCAAAACACTCGCGCGTGCGCTCGAAGTCGAGGACGGGGCCACTGTTGCGCCGATCACCGCGCGTGAAAAAGAAATCCTGGCGCTCGTCGCGAACGGATACTCGAGCCAGCAGATCGCCGACAAATTGAATCTGAGCGTGTTGACGGTCCGCAAGCATCGTCAGAATCTGATGTCGAAGCTCTCGCTGCGCAACGTCGCAGAAGTCACGGCTTACGCGATTCGCGACGGTCTTTCGATATCGAACCCTGGAGCGTGA
- a CDS encoding phosphatidylinositol-specific phospholipase C — MSHVFHTDEPKLSDWMSALPDEIHLNRLTLPGSHDTCAYTVDDPLAKTQGATLEAQLEHGVRVLDIRCRHEGDVFHINHARIALGLMFDDVIETCARFLDRHPRECIVMSVKDECGTHACTRTFAQTFAAYVKRYPRANWRLDNTIPRMADVRGSIVLLRRFESAAPLGIDLSAWPDNSTFDLDIEGAAFAIQDEFRVPVRVSMEYKWRVIDALLARTPRASEHRWVVNFCSGTGMAANPHVVACGDTQIKGMNDRFVKRLASHDGPCGTVLIDFCEHGDWALVRALAAHNALSA, encoded by the coding sequence ATGAGCCATGTTTTCCACACAGACGAACCGAAGCTCAGCGATTGGATGTCGGCATTGCCCGACGAGATTCACCTGAATCGATTGACTCTGCCTGGCAGCCACGATACCTGCGCCTACACGGTCGACGATCCGCTGGCCAAGACGCAAGGCGCCACGCTCGAAGCGCAATTGGAGCACGGGGTCCGCGTGCTCGATATTCGCTGTCGGCACGAAGGCGACGTATTTCACATCAATCACGCGCGTATCGCGCTCGGCCTGATGTTCGATGACGTGATCGAAACCTGCGCGAGGTTCCTCGACCGCCACCCACGTGAGTGCATCGTGATGTCGGTGAAGGACGAGTGCGGTACGCACGCCTGCACGCGCACCTTCGCGCAAACCTTCGCAGCGTATGTGAAGCGCTATCCACGCGCGAACTGGCGCTTGGATAATACGATTCCTCGCATGGCCGACGTGCGTGGTTCGATCGTGCTGCTGCGGCGCTTCGAAAGCGCGGCCCCGCTCGGCATCGATCTCTCGGCATGGCCCGACAACTCGACGTTCGATTTGGACATCGAGGGCGCCGCCTTCGCGATTCAGGACGAATTCCGCGTGCCGGTGCGCGTGTCGATGGAATACAAATGGCGCGTGATCGACGCGCTGCTGGCGCGCACGCCGCGCGCCAGCGAGCACCGTTGGGTGGTGAACTTCTGCAGCGGCACCGGGATGGCTGCCAACCCGCATGTGGTGGCATGCGGCGATACGCAAATCAAGGGAATGAACGACCGGTTTGTCAAACGGCTTGCCAGTCACGATGGCCCATGCGGGACCGTGCTAATCGACTTTTGCGAGCATGGAGACTGGGCACTGGTGCGCGCGCTGGCGGCTCACAACGCATTGAGCGCCTGA
- a CDS encoding LacI family DNA-binding transcriptional regulator produces MTQKHNPWVTASEVARRAGVSRSAVSRAFTPGASIAPETRERVLKAANAMGYQVNMIAREMIQQRSSLVGVVTAGFENPFRARLLADISIALTRNNLSPLVMNAEDPAQIKHSMEMLLSYRIAGVIMTSASPPLDLARQYLKFKVPVAMINRAADLDAADVVVSDNATGAAIAARMLLETGASRLAFIGPSKTSHSGKSRRDAFVRALKARPGKRSATVTTIVTPADDYASGANAAHELLAKAPLPDGVFCSSDLLALGFIDVARQHFKLKVPENIAVVGFDDIPAAGYENYALSTIRQDTERLASVAVEMLMERMSSFRGASRVRAVPVSSVVRRTCG; encoded by the coding sequence ATGACTCAAAAACACAATCCATGGGTCACGGCGTCTGAAGTCGCACGCCGTGCCGGCGTGTCGCGCTCGGCGGTTTCTCGAGCCTTCACACCCGGTGCGAGCATTGCCCCCGAAACGCGCGAACGCGTTCTGAAAGCGGCAAATGCGATGGGATATCAGGTCAACATGATTGCACGCGAGATGATTCAACAGCGCAGCAGTCTGGTGGGTGTCGTGACGGCCGGCTTTGAAAATCCGTTTCGCGCGCGGCTGCTCGCCGATATTTCAATTGCGCTGACGCGCAACAATCTTTCGCCGCTCGTCATGAACGCAGAAGACCCGGCGCAAATCAAGCACTCCATGGAAATGCTGCTTAGCTACCGGATCGCCGGTGTCATCATGACCTCGGCGTCGCCGCCGCTCGATCTCGCGCGCCAGTATCTCAAGTTCAAGGTGCCCGTTGCGATGATCAATCGTGCGGCGGATCTCGACGCAGCCGACGTGGTCGTCAGCGATAACGCAACGGGCGCGGCGATAGCCGCGCGCATGCTGCTCGAGACAGGCGCCAGCCGTCTCGCCTTCATCGGCCCGTCCAAGACGAGCCACAGCGGCAAGTCACGCCGCGATGCCTTCGTGCGAGCGTTGAAAGCGCGTCCAGGAAAGCGTAGCGCCACGGTCACCACGATCGTCACGCCCGCCGACGACTACGCCAGCGGTGCAAACGCCGCGCACGAACTGCTGGCCAAAGCGCCCCTGCCCGACGGCGTGTTCTGCTCGAGCGACCTGCTCGCGCTCGGCTTCATCGATGTGGCGCGGCAGCACTTCAAGCTGAAAGTTCCTGAAAACATCGCCGTAGTGGGTTTCGACGACATCCCCGCTGCCGGCTACGAGAACTACGCACTTTCGACGATTCGGCAGGATACCGAAAGACTGGCCAGCGTCGCGGTGGAGATGCTGATGGAAAGGATGTCTTCCTTTCGCGGTGCATCGAGGGTACGCGCGGTGCCGGTGTCGAGCGTCGTGCGCCGCACCTGTGGCTAG
- a CDS encoding LysR family transcriptional regulator, whose protein sequence is MEVGRLRALLELARCGTMAAAAEALFLTPSAVSQQIAQLEEEAGVKLTERIGRGVRLTPAGQALVGYAERVMVVLDEARSELAELRREIAGELRVAAFPSIASAVLPETYKALQHAYPRLEIVLEEFDPIEGLTALRSWRTDIALIDDLSIAMGDSRESVEVVPVAEDALYIAVAADHALSKRPSVSVADLRHETWAIESTWSGFGDILTNLCRRAGYEPRINAKCRGFEMAGAMVAAGCSVSMVPGLRLARLPAGVTWVKLRPEVRRKIYVAYRLGERNHPTIKVFIEEIVRTASRLLG, encoded by the coding sequence ATGGAAGTCGGGCGTCTTCGGGCGCTGCTGGAGTTGGCGCGGTGCGGCACGATGGCGGCAGCCGCCGAGGCCCTGTTCCTGACACCGTCGGCGGTTTCGCAGCAGATCGCGCAACTGGAGGAGGAGGCCGGTGTCAAGCTCACGGAGCGCATTGGCCGCGGGGTGAGGCTTACGCCCGCCGGACAGGCGCTGGTGGGCTACGCCGAACGAGTCATGGTTGTGCTGGACGAGGCTCGTTCGGAATTAGCCGAGCTACGGCGCGAGATAGCCGGCGAGCTTCGCGTCGCGGCGTTTCCGTCGATCGCGTCGGCGGTGCTGCCCGAGACATACAAGGCGTTGCAGCACGCCTATCCGCGCCTGGAGATCGTTCTTGAAGAATTCGATCCGATTGAGGGGCTGACGGCGTTGAGGTCCTGGCGAACGGACATTGCCCTGATCGACGACCTCTCGATTGCGATGGGCGATAGTCGAGAAAGCGTGGAGGTGGTACCGGTCGCGGAGGATGCGCTCTACATCGCAGTCGCGGCCGATCATGCGCTGAGCAAAAGGCCGTCAGTGAGCGTAGCCGACCTCCGGCATGAAACCTGGGCCATCGAATCGACGTGGAGCGGCTTTGGCGACATTCTCACCAATTTATGCCGCCGCGCCGGGTACGAGCCGAGGATCAACGCCAAATGCCGTGGATTCGAGATGGCGGGAGCCATGGTGGCCGCCGGCTGCTCAGTGTCGATGGTCCCCGGACTGAGGCTGGCGCGGCTGCCGGCCGGCGTGACATGGGTCAAGCTGAGGCCCGAGGTTCGCCGCAAGATTTACGTCGCTTATCGCCTTGGCGAGCGCAACCACCCAACGATCAAGGTGTTCATCGAGGAAATCGTCCGGACGGCATCGCGGCTCCTCGGTTAG
- a CDS encoding DUF3563 domain-containing protein → MLAFLFTQISHWFEHIEQQRNDEFLLGARDLAELERRMRLAERD, encoded by the coding sequence ATGCTTGCCTTTCTTTTCACGCAGATTAGCCACTGGTTCGAGCACATCGAACAACAACGCAACGACGAGTTTCTGCTGGGCGCACGAGACCTGGCCGAACTTGAACGCCGGATGCGCTTGGCGGAAAGAGACTGA
- the ugpB gene encoding sn-glycerol-3-phosphate ABC transporter substrate-binding protein UgpB — translation MLKAKWIRQAAATAGLTLCAGHAAQAATEIQFWHAMEASLGERVSAIANDFNASQSEYKIVPVFKGNYDQTLAAGIAAYRSGDAPAILQVYEVGTATMIGAKKAIVPVWKVFQDAGVPLDSQAFVPAIGSYYSEAKTGRLISMPFNSSTPILYYNKDAFKKAGLDPNRAPQTWDEVAADAAKLRASGMACGFATAWQSWVQLENYSAWHGAPFASKNNGFDGADAALEFNRPLQVHHIEFLANMAKQGTFTYAGRKDEANSKFYSGDCGIVTNSSGALATIRKSAKFDFGTGMMPYDASVKGAPQNAIIGGASLWVLAGKNPEVYKGVAKFLAYLSSPAVAAKWHEDTGYLPVTKAAYELASQQGYYASHPGAETAIKQMLNKPPLPYTQGLRLGNMPQIRTVIDEELEQVWAGTKTPQQGLDAAVSRGNELLRRFEQQQN, via the coding sequence ATGTTGAAAGCAAAATGGATCCGTCAGGCCGCGGCGACGGCGGGCCTGACGTTGTGTGCCGGCCATGCCGCGCAGGCAGCCACGGAAATTCAGTTCTGGCATGCGATGGAAGCTTCGCTGGGCGAGCGCGTAAGCGCCATCGCCAACGATTTCAACGCTTCGCAAAGCGAATACAAGATCGTGCCGGTTTTTAAGGGAAACTACGACCAGACGCTGGCCGCGGGCATCGCGGCCTATCGCAGCGGCGATGCGCCGGCCATCCTGCAGGTGTATGAGGTCGGTACGGCGACGATGATCGGCGCGAAGAAAGCCATCGTGCCGGTGTGGAAGGTCTTCCAGGACGCCGGCGTGCCGCTCGACAGCCAGGCTTTCGTTCCGGCGATTGGCAGCTACTACAGCGAGGCGAAGACCGGCCGGCTGATCTCGATGCCGTTCAACAGCTCGACGCCGATCCTGTACTACAACAAGGACGCTTTCAAGAAGGCGGGCCTCGACCCGAATCGTGCGCCGCAAACCTGGGACGAAGTAGCCGCCGATGCTGCCAAGCTGAGGGCGAGCGGCATGGCATGTGGCTTCGCGACGGCTTGGCAGAGCTGGGTCCAGCTCGAAAATTACAGCGCCTGGCATGGCGCGCCTTTCGCCTCGAAAAACAACGGCTTCGACGGCGCAGACGCGGCGCTCGAATTCAATCGGCCGCTACAGGTGCACCACATCGAGTTCCTCGCCAACATGGCGAAGCAGGGCACGTTCACGTACGCGGGCCGCAAGGACGAAGCGAACTCGAAGTTCTACAGCGGCGACTGCGGCATCGTCACCAACTCGTCGGGCGCACTGGCGACGATACGCAAGTCGGCGAAATTCGACTTCGGCACCGGCATGATGCCGTATGACGCCTCGGTGAAGGGCGCGCCGCAAAACGCGATCATCGGCGGAGCGAGCCTGTGGGTGCTGGCCGGCAAGAATCCTGAGGTCTACAAGGGCGTGGCGAAATTCCTCGCCTATCTGTCGAGTCCGGCGGTCGCCGCCAAATGGCATGAAGACACCGGCTACCTGCCGGTGACGAAGGCCGCCTACGAACTCGCGAGCCAGCAAGGCTATTACGCGAGCCACCCTGGCGCGGAGACCGCGATCAAGCAGATGCTGAACAAGCCGCCGCTTCCTTATACGCAAGGCTTGCGTCTCGGCAACATGCCGCAGATCCGCACCGTGATCGACGAAGAGCTCGAACAGGTATGGGCTGGTACGAAGACGCCGCAGCAAGGTCTCGACGCGGCCGTCTCACGCGGCAACGAATTGCTGCGTCGTTTCGAGCAGCAGCAAAACTAA
- a CDS encoding porin: protein MKKSLFALVALNGICAAAHAQGSVTLYGIVDAGLGYTSNEAVVSTAGKTGTPAVLVGKSAYTFTSGTWSGSRWGIKGKEDLGDGLAAIFQLENGFNIGTGQLGQGSREFGRQAFMGLTSTKFGTLTMGRQYDPIVDFVGSIGPTSFLTGMGAHPGDLDNIDNQSRENNSFKYTSPSFGGLTLGALYGFGNQAGSEKNQSTWSLGGQYVNGPFAIGAAYLVANNAYGSTGGTWTSAYDGTFASSINQGFATAQYQRIIAASSKYAIGPVTLGVSYSNTQYKASSFSLFQGKETFNSAGLTASWEATPTLRVAAGYDYTAGSAVEGQSGPKYNQFTLSSFYFLSKRTALYGLVGYQKASGKTLDQYGNVINATASIGDVANGISSAGDTQTLVRIGVRHTF, encoded by the coding sequence ATGAAAAAGTCACTTTTCGCACTGGTCGCGCTTAACGGGATTTGCGCGGCGGCCCACGCTCAGGGGAGCGTGACGCTGTATGGCATCGTCGATGCGGGCTTGGGTTACACGAGCAATGAGGCCGTGGTGAGCACGGCTGGCAAGACGGGCACGCCCGCCGTGCTGGTCGGCAAGTCCGCCTACACCTTCACGAGCGGCACTTGGTCGGGCAGCCGCTGGGGCATCAAGGGCAAGGAAGATCTGGGCGACGGCCTCGCGGCGATCTTCCAGCTCGAAAACGGCTTCAATATCGGCACCGGCCAGCTGGGCCAAGGCAGCCGTGAGTTCGGCCGTCAGGCGTTCATGGGCCTGACGAGCACGAAGTTCGGTACGCTGACGATGGGCCGCCAGTACGACCCGATCGTCGACTTCGTCGGCTCGATCGGACCGACCAGCTTCCTGACCGGCATGGGCGCCCACCCGGGCGACCTCGACAATATCGACAACCAGTCGCGCGAGAACAACTCGTTCAAGTACACGAGCCCCTCGTTCGGCGGTCTGACGCTCGGCGCGTTGTACGGTTTCGGCAACCAGGCCGGCAGCGAGAAGAACCAGAGCACGTGGAGCCTGGGCGGCCAGTACGTGAACGGCCCGTTCGCGATCGGCGCGGCGTACCTGGTGGCAAACAACGCTTACGGCTCGACGGGCGGCACGTGGACCAGCGCGTATGACGGCACCTTCGCGTCGTCGATCAACCAGGGCTTCGCGACCGCGCAGTATCAGCGGATCATCGCGGCGTCGAGTAAGTACGCGATCGGGCCGGTGACACTCGGCGTGTCATACAGCAACACGCAATACAAGGCCAGTAGCTTCTCGCTCTTTCAGGGCAAGGAAACCTTCAACTCGGCCGGCTTGACGGCGTCCTGGGAGGCTACGCCCACGCTGCGTGTCGCGGCGGGCTACGACTACACCGCGGGGAGCGCGGTCGAAGGGCAGTCGGGGCCGAAGTACAACCAGTTCACCCTGTCGTCGTTTTACTTCCTCTCGAAGCGCACGGCGCTGTACGGTCTGGTCGGCTATCAGAAGGCGAGCGGCAAAACGCTTGATCAATACGGCAACGTCATCAACGCCACGGCGTCGATCGGCGACGTGGCGAACGGCATCTCGTCGGCGGGCGATACGCAGACTCTCGTGCGTATCGGCGTGCGCCACACGTTCTAA
- a CDS encoding MetQ/NlpA family ABC transporter substrate-binding protein, protein MNKRKLLGTVLTSIVVGWGLASAQLSLAADQTVRVGIMSGEDEDVWRVVSANAAKHGLTVKVTTFSDYTQPNEALSQHDLDANSFQHKPYLDAQIKARGYKISPVGFTYVQPIGLYSHKVKSVAALPQGATIAVPNDPSNEGRSLLLLQAQGLITLKPDVGLLPTARDIDKNPKNIHIKELDAGIVGRAIDDVDAAVINTDWAIKAGIKIPQERIAREAVKGNPYRNFLAVNEKDANAPWVRTLVDAYQQPNVAAEILAVYHGATLPAWNGAPQQ, encoded by the coding sequence ATGAACAAGAGAAAACTGTTGGGAACCGTGCTGACCTCCATCGTGGTGGGCTGGGGACTCGCAAGCGCGCAGCTCTCGCTCGCGGCGGATCAAACCGTGCGTGTCGGGATCATGTCGGGCGAGGACGAGGACGTATGGCGCGTCGTCTCGGCGAACGCCGCGAAGCATGGCCTCACTGTCAAGGTGACGACGTTCTCCGACTACACGCAGCCGAACGAGGCGCTCTCACAGCACGATCTCGACGCGAACTCGTTCCAGCACAAGCCCTATCTCGACGCGCAGATCAAGGCGCGCGGCTACAAGATCTCGCCGGTGGGCTTCACCTACGTGCAGCCGATCGGCCTCTACTCGCACAAGGTCAAGTCCGTTGCGGCCCTGCCGCAAGGCGCGACCATCGCCGTGCCCAACGATCCGAGCAACGAGGGCCGGTCCCTGTTGCTGCTGCAGGCGCAGGGGCTCATCACGCTGAAGCCCGACGTCGGCCTGCTGCCGACCGCGCGCGACATCGACAAGAACCCGAAAAACATCCACATCAAGGAGCTCGATGCGGGTATCGTCGGGCGCGCGATCGACGACGTGGACGCCGCCGTCATCAATACGGACTGGGCGATCAAGGCCGGCATCAAGATTCCGCAGGAGCGCATCGCGCGGGAAGCCGTAAAGGGCAATCCGTATCGCAACTTCCTCGCGGTCAACGAGAAGGATGCGAACGCGCCGTGGGTGCGTACGCTCGTGGACGCCTATCAGCAGCCCAACGTCGCCGCGGAAATCCTGGCGGTGTACCACGGCGCGACGCTGCCCGCCTGGAACGGGGCGCCACAACAGTAA
- a CDS encoding lysozyme inhibitor LprI family protein: protein MVANHDKVSVRRLLRHKTAPLLLALLAAGAMAPSAFAVSFRCPHNGSVSEKLICSDPNLSSLDDKLAIVYKRAKDAAPSAEAIEADRVAQWQWRQRNCKDKACLSDWYQRRIRELEADFAHGLSVEAANLAANMADQNIVPAARPAVLEIKGLGKALSEPPADHGSHDGAKPAPCTFKENSNNCLASSAHQAVLNLEKSRLEKASVTTEAKK from the coding sequence ATGGTCGCTAACCACGACAAAGTCTCAGTCCGTCGTCTGCTTCGGCACAAAACCGCGCCGCTTTTGCTGGCGCTCCTCGCAGCGGGAGCGATGGCGCCCAGCGCGTTCGCCGTGAGCTTTCGATGTCCGCACAACGGATCGGTTTCGGAAAAGCTGATCTGCAGCGATCCGAACCTGTCGTCGCTCGATGACAAGCTCGCCATCGTCTACAAGCGCGCGAAGGACGCCGCCCCTTCCGCCGAGGCGATCGAGGCCGACAGGGTCGCGCAATGGCAATGGCGCCAGCGCAATTGCAAAGACAAGGCGTGTCTCTCGGACTGGTACCAGCGACGCATCCGCGAACTGGAAGCCGATTTCGCGCACGGACTAAGCGTCGAAGCGGCGAATCTGGCCGCGAACATGGCGGACCAGAACATCGTCCCGGCGGCGCGGCCGGCCGTCCTCGAGATCAAGGGCCTGGGCAAGGCGCTGAGCGAGCCTCCCGCCGACCACGGCTCGCATGACGGCGCAAAGCCGGCGCCCTGCACGTTCAAGGAGAACTCGAACAACTGCTTGGCGTCGAGCGCCCATCAGGCCGTGCTCAATCTGGAGAAGAGCCGCCTGGAGAAAGCCAGCGTGACGACGGAAGCCAAGAAGTAA
- a CDS encoding MerR family transcriptional regulator — MTTTVEKVVLPPIPAKRYFTIGEVSELCGVKPHVLRYWEQEFTQLRPVKRRGNRRYYQHHEVLLIRRIRELLYEQGFTINGARNRLDSHGAVIDEPAAAVATAAAPSEEPVAATGAVSSSTSSSKEVNVEQLRKDLLSVIDLLRR; from the coding sequence ATGACAACGACGGTCGAAAAAGTCGTCTTGCCTCCGATTCCGGCGAAGCGCTACTTCACGATCGGTGAAGTCAGTGAACTGTGCGGCGTGAAGCCGCACGTGTTGAGGTACTGGGAGCAGGAGTTCACGCAGTTGCGTCCGGTGAAGCGGCGGGGCAATCGTCGCTATTACCAGCATCATGAAGTACTGCTGATTCGGCGGATTCGCGAGCTGCTGTATGAGCAGGGGTTCACGATCAACGGTGCGCGCAATCGTCTCGATTCGCATGGGGCGGTGATCGATGAGCCTGCGGCTGCTGTTGCTACTGCTGCTGCGCCGAGTGAGGAGCCGGTTGCCGCGACTGGCGCGGTGTCTTCTTCGACGTCTTCAAGCAAAGAGGTCAACGTCGAGCAGTTGCGCAAGGACCTGCTGAGTGTGATCGATCTGTTGCGGCGCTAG
- a CDS encoding integration host factor subunit alpha, translating into MNEMNSSDFEALLTAQRSAMIRDIPTSPAGASAEAPTLTKAELAELLFDNVGLNKREAKDMVEAFFEVIRDALESGDSVKLSGFGNFQLRDKPQRPGRNPKTGEAIPIAARRVVTFHASQKLKALVENGAEENFAR; encoded by the coding sequence ATGAACGAAATGAACTCGAGTGATTTCGAAGCCCTTCTTACGGCGCAGCGTAGCGCCATGATTCGCGACATTCCGACATCACCCGCCGGCGCTTCGGCTGAAGCGCCGACGCTCACCAAAGCCGAGCTGGCCGAGTTGCTGTTCGACAATGTCGGGCTCAACAAGCGTGAAGCGAAGGACATGGTCGAGGCATTCTTCGAGGTGATTCGCGACGCGCTCGAAAGCGGCGACAGCGTGAAGCTGTCCGGTTTCGGCAACTTCCAGTTGCGCGACAAGCCGCAGCGTCCCGGTCGCAACCCGAAGACCGGCGAGGCGATTCCGATCGCCGCGCGCCGTGTCGTGACGTTTCATGCAAGTCAAAAGTTAAAGGCGCTCGTCGAAAACGGCGCTGAAGAGAACTTCGCGCGCTGA